One genomic segment of Rhizobium viscosum includes these proteins:
- a CDS encoding histidine phosphatase family protein codes for MSAFPEITLVRHGETAWSLSGQHTGRSDIPLTENGEAAARALVPRLAGLSVSAVWSSPSQRARNTCALAGFGEGAVIKPDLAEWDYGAYEGITTKEILSKHPGWQLFRDGCPDGEAAADVGARADRIIAELRKANAPILIFSSSHFLRVLGARWLGLPPEDGSRFILDTTSISVLGYEHDLTEPVIRRWNQK; via the coding sequence ATGAGCGCATTTCCGGAAATCACCCTCGTGCGCCATGGCGAGACGGCATGGTCATTGTCCGGCCAGCATACCGGTCGCAGTGACATCCCGTTGACCGAAAACGGCGAGGCTGCTGCCCGCGCGCTCGTTCCGCGGCTTGCCGGTCTTTCTGTGTCCGCCGTCTGGTCGAGCCCCTCGCAGAGGGCGCGCAATACCTGTGCGCTTGCTGGTTTCGGGGAAGGCGCCGTGATCAAGCCGGATCTCGCCGAATGGGATTATGGTGCCTATGAAGGCATCACCACCAAGGAAATCCTGTCCAAACATCCCGGTTGGCAGCTTTTCCGCGATGGCTGCCCGGATGGTGAAGCGGCGGCGGACGTCGGTGCGCGTGCGGATCGCATCATCGCCGAATTGCGCAAGGCAAATGCGCCGATCCTGATCTTTTCGAGCTCGCATTTCCTGCGCGTGCTCGGCGCCCGCTGGCTCGGCCTGCCGCCGGAAGACGGCTCCCGTTTCATTCTGGATACGACCAGCATCAGCGTTCTCGGCTATGAACACGATCTGACGGAACCGGTCATCCGCCGCTGGAACCAGAAGTAA
- a CDS encoding DUF1217 domain-containing protein: MITASLAYVILSRDMPKSLDRVANQAQVKKDAQYYADNINKVKDVDDFVGDYKLYSYAMKAYGLDDMIYAKAFMKKVLESDLTDANSFANKLSDTRYKEFAAAFNFNAPPKDIQTDAQEDDLIGLYKQSFADAAQQTATETKYYSAQMDAVKTVQDFVGNSRLLNYALKSVGIDPTYISKDYIASVLTTDISKLAGKAPDPNDPNAPPVDPTKTYVGDKLYALAQQFNFKPDNGDTQYFRDNIGSVQSVDDLLADPRLRTVALQSVGIDPATADNAFIKMVLTSDPATLGGDPPLNNPDPSLNYVGDKYKELRSYFNFNADGSVNGSAQNSGQTDAVAELYAFRAPVVGGAAQTATQKNNVIEQYNIKTATQIVDRDGTASDVYYTSPAMSDLNKSYYLSKIGTITNVDQLVNDKRLADYVRSAFGMDPGFTQLKNVLTDPAYARSVDLGDAYEAFNFKSDGTVSPTERAQSYDQLTGIVNGSANVSSYFSNMMKPPGGVSPIDNVDELLSDKMLTSYIKDAYGLGQDFSNAELKNILTDSAYADTAGHKDIHDAFNFNADGSVTFQTQPDGSVVGAQNAAQLQGINQLASNNSSYYQTKLSDLSNNGSTAAVDVFLADDRLVSFLRASMQIGNDISESTLRGILTDPAVAAAQGYSDVYQLFNFRQDGTVAQNTLSQDANQVAALNKKASDAAAYYGSTMPSISSVDQLLGDQKLNSYIRYAFSIPTSVSDSDLRNILTDQSGTGPYAKVKAAFNFQADGTVVPGLPAQTTTQMASLNSAANMREQGILDRMGDVNDVDQLLADSSLTDYLKMAYGLAYDTSNAELKSILTDPAHAASVGQADLNAAFNFASDGSLPTSTTAQTGEQTTNTSDNYGARANNQGNDLIDRIIANYKSRMDDAKGVKSVNDFMKTNKTADTLLGNDSYPDLYQIALQAYGLTTNDVSRSTMRKLLVSDPYDPKGYVASFKDDRITKMVRAFNFGPDGKAAEPLSALSAATMAKYATDYKSHVTMLMKDGPAKDRASKDATKEVDYFGKTIPTVTSLDDFLADKRLTDLVLKANGLDPKKYDKDTLKKIFTSDPDDKKSYLNTTADARFKEIVASFNFDKDGNLTRAKMGTIQDKQAEANTQQQYVQMTLETQEGEKNDGVRLALYFKRKAGDVTSLYNILGDKALYQVIQTAYSLPKQISSMDVAKQVDLLGRFVKLEDLQDPKKVDKLVKRFTAMYDIQNNTQQSPALQLLTGGTG; encoded by the coding sequence ATGATCACGGCATCCCTGGCATACGTCATTCTGTCTCGTGATATGCCGAAGAGCCTCGACCGCGTCGCCAATCAGGCGCAGGTCAAAAAAGACGCCCAGTATTACGCCGATAACATCAACAAGGTGAAGGACGTCGACGACTTCGTTGGCGACTACAAGCTCTACAGCTACGCCATGAAAGCCTATGGCCTTGATGACATGATCTATGCCAAGGCCTTCATGAAGAAGGTTCTGGAGAGCGATCTCACGGATGCGAACAGTTTCGCCAACAAGCTTTCCGACACGCGTTACAAGGAATTCGCCGCCGCCTTCAACTTCAATGCGCCGCCCAAGGATATTCAGACGGACGCGCAGGAAGACGATCTGATCGGCCTCTACAAGCAGTCTTTTGCCGACGCGGCACAGCAGACTGCCACCGAAACGAAATATTACAGCGCGCAGATGGATGCCGTGAAGACCGTTCAGGACTTCGTCGGCAATTCCCGCCTGCTGAACTACGCGTTGAAGAGCGTCGGCATCGACCCGACGTACATATCGAAGGACTATATCGCCAGTGTCCTGACCACTGACATCAGTAAGCTTGCCGGCAAGGCGCCGGACCCCAACGATCCGAACGCACCGCCTGTCGATCCCACCAAGACATATGTCGGCGACAAGCTCTATGCGCTCGCCCAGCAATTCAACTTCAAGCCTGATAACGGCGACACCCAGTACTTCCGCGACAATATCGGTTCGGTGCAATCGGTCGACGACCTTCTAGCCGATCCGCGCCTGCGCACGGTGGCGCTGCAGTCCGTCGGCATCGATCCGGCAACGGCCGATAACGCTTTCATCAAGATGGTGCTGACAAGCGATCCGGCCACACTTGGCGGCGACCCGCCGCTCAACAACCCCGATCCGTCGCTCAACTACGTCGGCGACAAATACAAGGAACTTCGTTCTTATTTCAACTTCAACGCCGATGGTTCGGTCAATGGTTCGGCGCAGAATTCCGGCCAGACCGACGCGGTCGCAGAACTATACGCCTTCCGCGCTCCCGTAGTCGGTGGTGCCGCCCAAACCGCGACGCAGAAGAACAACGTCATCGAACAGTATAACATCAAGACTGCGACGCAGATCGTCGACCGCGACGGCACGGCGAGCGATGTGTACTATACCAGCCCGGCAATGTCCGATCTCAACAAGAGCTACTATCTGTCCAAGATCGGCACGATCACCAATGTCGATCAATTGGTCAACGACAAGCGGCTTGCAGATTATGTTCGCTCCGCATTCGGCATGGATCCGGGCTTTACGCAGCTGAAAAACGTCCTGACCGATCCTGCCTATGCCCGTTCGGTCGATTTGGGAGACGCCTACGAGGCCTTCAATTTCAAGTCCGACGGTACGGTCTCTCCGACGGAGCGTGCCCAATCCTACGATCAGTTGACGGGTATCGTGAATGGTTCGGCAAACGTCTCGAGCTACTTCTCGAACATGATGAAGCCGCCGGGCGGCGTCAGCCCGATCGACAACGTTGACGAACTGCTGTCCGACAAGATGCTGACTTCCTACATCAAGGACGCCTACGGCCTCGGTCAGGATTTCAGCAATGCCGAACTGAAGAACATCCTCACGGATTCTGCCTATGCCGATACCGCAGGCCATAAGGACATCCATGATGCCTTCAATTTCAACGCGGATGGCTCGGTCACCTTTCAGACGCAGCCGGATGGTTCCGTTGTCGGCGCGCAGAATGCCGCGCAGCTTCAGGGCATCAACCAACTGGCCAGCAACAACTCCTCCTATTACCAGACCAAGCTCAGCGATCTCTCCAATAACGGTTCGACTGCCGCAGTCGACGTGTTCCTTGCCGACGACAGGCTGGTCAGCTTCCTGCGCGCCAGCATGCAGATCGGCAACGACATCAGCGAAAGCACCCTTCGCGGCATTCTGACCGATCCGGCGGTTGCGGCAGCCCAGGGCTATAGCGACGTCTATCAGCTCTTCAATTTTCGTCAGGACGGCACGGTCGCCCAAAACACCCTCTCGCAGGACGCCAACCAGGTTGCCGCGCTGAACAAGAAGGCAAGCGACGCCGCTGCCTATTACGGCAGCACGATGCCTTCGATCTCCAGCGTCGATCAACTGCTGGGCGATCAGAAGCTCAACAGTTACATCCGTTACGCCTTCAGCATTCCGACAAGCGTTTCGGATAGTGATCTGCGCAACATCCTCACTGATCAGAGCGGTACCGGCCCCTATGCCAAGGTGAAGGCGGCGTTCAATTTCCAGGCGGATGGCACCGTTGTCCCCGGTCTTCCGGCACAGACGACCACGCAGATGGCCTCCTTGAACTCGGCCGCCAACATGCGGGAGCAAGGCATCCTGGACCGGATGGGCGACGTCAACGACGTCGATCAGTTGCTCGCCGACTCGTCCCTGACGGACTATCTGAAAATGGCTTACGGCCTCGCCTACGACACGAGCAATGCCGAGCTGAAGAGTATTCTGACTGATCCGGCCCATGCCGCTTCCGTCGGCCAGGCCGATCTCAACGCTGCTTTCAATTTCGCCTCGGATGGATCGCTGCCGACCTCGACGACCGCCCAGACCGGCGAGCAGACGACGAACACGTCGGACAATTACGGCGCTCGCGCCAACAATCAGGGCAACGATCTCATCGACCGGATCATCGCGAACTACAAGTCGCGAATGGACGACGCCAAAGGCGTGAAGAGTGTCAACGATTTCATGAAGACCAACAAGACCGCCGATACGCTGCTCGGTAACGACTCCTATCCGGATCTTTATCAGATAGCGCTGCAGGCTTACGGTCTGACGACGAACGATGTCTCGCGCTCTACCATGCGCAAGCTGCTCGTCAGCGACCCCTATGATCCGAAGGGATATGTCGCATCCTTCAAGGACGACCGTATCACCAAGATGGTGCGCGCTTTCAACTTCGGTCCTGATGGCAAGGCTGCCGAGCCCCTGTCGGCCCTTTCTGCTGCCACCATGGCGAAATATGCGACCGATTATAAGTCGCACGTGACCATGCTCATGAAGGACGGTCCCGCAAAAGACCGCGCTTCAAAGGATGCCACCAAGGAAGTGGATTATTTCGGCAAGACCATTCCAACCGTAACGTCGCTTGACGATTTCCTGGCCGACAAGCGCCTGACGGATCTCGTGCTGAAAGCAAATGGCCTTGATCCGAAGAAATACGACAAGGATACGCTGAAGAAGATCTTCACCTCCGATCCTGATGACAAGAAGAGCTATCTCAACACCACGGCCGACGCGCGCTTCAAGGAAATCGTCGCTTCTTTCAACTTCGACAAGGACGGCAACCTGACCCGCGCCAAGATGGGTACAATCCAGGACAAGCAGGCCGAGGCGAATACGCAGCAGCAGTATGTGCAGATGACCCTGGAAACCCAGGAGGGCGAAAAGAACGATGGCGTTCGCCTGGCGCTCTATTTCAAGCGCAAGGCCGGCGACGTCACGTCGCTGTACAACATTCTTGGTGACAAGGCACTCTATCAGGTCATCCAGACGGCCTACAGCCTGCCGAAACAGATTTCGTCAATGGACGTGGCCAAACAGGTCGATCTTCTCGGCCGCTTTGTGAAGCTGGAAGACCTGCAGGATCCGAAGAAGGTTGACAAGCTCGTCAAGCGCTTCACAGCCATGTACGATATCCAGAACAATACGCAGCAATCGCCGGCGCTCCAGCTCCTGACCGGCGGTACCGGCTAG
- a CDS encoding FAD-binding oxidoreductase, translating to MSSTSISAEIIARFTAIVGEKYALRSEADLAPHLIENRGLYHGSSPLLLKPGSVEEVSAIMKLATETGTAIVPQTGNTGLVGGQTPREGKADVILSLERMNRIRDVDPVANVLVADGGAILAEVQKAAEAHGRLFPLSLGSEGSCRIGGNLSTNAGGTAVLAYGNMRQLCLGLEVVLPTGEIWDGLRRLKKDNTGYDLRDLFIGAEGTLGIITGAVLKLFPQPLGHQVAFAGFSSVEDALAFFNLASSLCGTSLTGFELMPRFGVEITARNIDGVRDPLETPHDWYVLVDISTSDSAETAERMMNAVLEQGFEAGLVQDAAIASSVAQQKALWHMRESMSDAQKPEGGSIKHDVSVPVSKIPHFMNEAAEAVTAAMPGARICAFGHMGDGNIHYNISQPVDADKDAFIARWHEMNHIVHGLVLAHGGSISAEHGIGQLKRDELASIRPAIEMELMRRIKRAFDPAGIMNPDKVVRL from the coding sequence ATGAGCAGCACAAGTATTTCTGCAGAGATCATCGCGCGTTTCACCGCCATCGTCGGTGAGAAATATGCGCTGCGCAGCGAAGCGGATCTCGCGCCGCATCTCATCGAGAACCGCGGCCTCTATCACGGCTCCTCGCCTCTCCTGCTGAAGCCCGGCTCGGTCGAAGAAGTCTCCGCGATCATGAAACTTGCCACCGAGACCGGTACGGCCATCGTGCCGCAGACCGGCAATACCGGCCTCGTCGGCGGGCAGACGCCGCGTGAGGGCAAGGCCGATGTCATCCTTTCGCTCGAACGCATGAACAGGATCCGCGATGTCGATCCGGTCGCAAACGTGCTGGTCGCCGACGGCGGTGCGATCCTCGCCGAAGTGCAGAAGGCGGCTGAGGCGCACGGACGTCTGTTTCCGCTTTCGCTTGGCTCGGAGGGCTCCTGCCGCATCGGCGGCAACCTGTCCACCAATGCTGGCGGCACGGCGGTTCTCGCCTATGGCAACATGCGCCAGCTCTGCCTCGGTCTCGAAGTCGTGCTGCCGACGGGAGAGATCTGGGATGGGCTTCGTCGCCTCAAGAAGGACAATACGGGTTATGATCTGCGCGATCTCTTTATCGGCGCGGAAGGTACGCTCGGCATCATCACCGGTGCGGTACTGAAGCTCTTCCCGCAACCGCTCGGCCATCAGGTGGCCTTTGCGGGGTTTTCTTCGGTCGAGGATGCGCTCGCCTTCTTCAACCTTGCCTCCAGCCTTTGCGGCACTTCTCTCACCGGCTTCGAGCTGATGCCGCGCTTCGGCGTCGAAATCACCGCGCGCAATATCGACGGCGTGCGCGATCCGCTGGAGACGCCGCATGACTGGTATGTGCTGGTCGATATCTCCACCTCCGATTCCGCCGAAACGGCCGAGCGGATGATGAATGCAGTGCTGGAGCAAGGCTTCGAAGCAGGACTGGTGCAGGATGCGGCAATCGCCTCTTCCGTCGCGCAGCAGAAGGCACTTTGGCACATGCGCGAGAGCATGTCAGACGCCCAGAAGCCCGAGGGCGGCTCAATCAAGCACGACGTTTCCGTGCCGGTTTCGAAGATACCGCACTTCATGAACGAGGCTGCAGAGGCAGTGACGGCCGCCATGCCCGGTGCGCGCATCTGCGCCTTCGGCCATATGGGCGACGGCAACATCCACTACAACATCTCGCAGCCGGTTGATGCCGACAAGGATGCCTTCATCGCCCGCTGGCACGAGATGAACCATATCGTGCACGGGCTAGTGCTTGCCCATGGCGGTTCGATTTCCGCCGAGCATGGTATCGGTCAGCTGAAGCGTGACGAATTGGCATCGATCCGGCCGGCAATCGAGATGGAACTGATGCGCCGCATCAAGCGCGCCTTTGATCCGGCCGGCATCATGAACCCGGACAAGGTGGTGAGACTCTAG
- a CDS encoding DUF6101 family protein, translating into MKNTVLKPVWAGTTLRLDPSRFPQQVSYAIHDDAGDVSITIDERGAVLRKILPSSGLPLSIALPRRVFKGVAARAIDHGNGEVTVTLELHHEDPELCIPLLVAHDLGDIAADWRSWSEAFGIPMLMVEADGIARPLEEHLGGLRTSEMKPRRRHSYFANRRPRFLVRRTTGKLGVNMKIEGKEIIARS; encoded by the coding sequence ATGAAGAATACCGTTCTGAAGCCCGTCTGGGCTGGCACGACATTGCGTCTTGATCCGTCTCGCTTTCCGCAGCAGGTAAGCTATGCCATCCACGACGATGCCGGTGACGTCAGCATAACGATCGACGAACGCGGCGCGGTCCTGCGCAAGATTCTCCCCTCCAGCGGCCTGCCACTCTCCATCGCCCTGCCGCGGCGGGTCTTCAAGGGCGTTGCAGCCCGCGCCATCGACCACGGCAACGGCGAAGTCACCGTGACGCTCGAGCTGCATCACGAAGATCCGGAACTCTGCATTCCGCTGCTCGTCGCCCACGATCTGGGCGATATCGCCGCCGACTGGCGCAGTTGGTCGGAAGCCTTCGGCATTCCCATGCTGATGGTGGAAGCCGATGGTATCGCCCGCCCGCTCGAAGAACATCTCGGCGGACTGCGCACCAGCGAAATGAAGCCGCGCCGCCGCCACTCCTATTTTGCAAACCGTCGCCCGCGCTTCCTCGTGCGCCGCACGACCGGCAAGCTCGGCGTCAACATGAAGATCGAAGGCAAGGAAATCATCGCTCGCAGCTGA
- a CDS encoding SAM-dependent methyltransferase — protein sequence MASAFLSIVQKIVRKGSLALTLANGETHTIGDGTGDLVAVRLADQEAEDAIRRDPTLKLGEMYMEGRFILEQGDIYDFLALVKQNTTNEIFDFKMAALLIGRIAMQQLKSRMPINHNKRNVAHHYDLSEKLFELFLDEDWQYSCAYFDPPGIGLEEAQVAKKRHIAAKLMPQPNQRVLEIGSGWGGMAMYLAESTPGLDVTGITLSEEQLKISRERAQKRGLADRVRFELQDYRHLTGRKFDRIVSVGMFEHVGIGNYGNFFKKVHELLDDNGVMLLHSIARPKPSFATNAFIEKYIFPQGYIPSIAETLVPLEKAGLLTRDVEVLPLHYAYTLRHWRERFVARKAEAVALYDEKFFRMWEFYLAGSEMGFRWDELFIEQIQITKNQFATPDNRNYIAQNETKLREFEATRPPLEKFTF from the coding sequence ATGGCGTCGGCATTCTTATCGATTGTCCAAAAAATTGTCCGCAAGGGCTCTTTGGCCCTTACTCTTGCCAATGGCGAGACCCACACGATTGGCGACGGCACTGGTGATCTGGTTGCCGTTCGTCTTGCCGATCAGGAAGCCGAGGATGCGATCCGTCGCGATCCGACGCTGAAGCTCGGCGAAATGTATATGGAAGGCCGGTTCATTCTCGAACAGGGCGACATTTACGACTTCCTCGCTTTGGTGAAGCAGAACACTACTAATGAAATCTTCGATTTCAAGATGGCCGCCCTGCTGATCGGCCGCATTGCCATGCAGCAGCTGAAGAGCCGCATGCCGATCAACCACAACAAGCGGAACGTCGCCCATCATTACGACCTTTCCGAAAAGCTCTTCGAACTCTTCCTCGACGAGGACTGGCAGTATTCCTGCGCCTACTTCGATCCGCCAGGCATTGGCCTGGAAGAGGCGCAGGTTGCCAAGAAACGCCACATCGCTGCAAAGCTCATGCCGCAACCGAACCAGCGCGTGCTGGAGATCGGCTCCGGCTGGGGCGGCATGGCCATGTATCTGGCCGAATCGACGCCCGGCCTTGATGTCACTGGCATCACGCTCAGCGAAGAGCAGCTGAAGATTTCCCGCGAACGTGCGCAGAAGCGCGGTCTTGCCGATCGCGTCCGCTTCGAGCTGCAGGACTATCGTCACCTGACCGGTAGGAAGTTCGACCGCATCGTCTCGGTCGGTATGTTCGAGCATGTCGGCATCGGCAATTACGGCAACTTCTTCAAGAAGGTGCACGAACTGCTGGATGACAATGGCGTCATGCTGCTGCATTCGATCGCCCGTCCGAAGCCGAGCTTTGCGACCAACGCCTTCATCGAGAAATATATTTTCCCGCAGGGCTACATTCCCTCGATCGCAGAGACGCTGGTGCCGCTCGAAAAAGCCGGGCTGCTGACCCGCGATGTCGAGGTGCTGCCGCTGCATTACGCCTATACGCTGCGCCACTGGCGCGAGCGCTTCGTTGCCCGCAAGGCCGAAGCCGTGGCGCTTTACGACGAGAAGTTCTTCCGCATGTGGGAGTTCTATTTGGCCGGTTCCGAAATGGGCTTCCGCTGGGATGAACTCTTCATCGAGCAGATCCAGATCACCAAGAACCAGTTCGCGACGCCTGATAACCGTAATTACATTGCGCAGAACGAGACGAAGCTTAGAGAATTCGAGGCGACGCGGCCGCCCCTGGAAAAGTTTACCTTCTGA
- a CDS encoding MipA/OmpV family protein encodes MFNRSVVSISLAIALSSFGTASAQEGGHWWSGDWYLKVGVSGFSAPKFEGASSNEFKFSPLISVGRQGAGPRFSSRNDNPSFALVDNGGFRAGIVGRYVPQRDQDDDSDLRGLKKVKWGAEIGGFAEVYPTDWLRARAEVRQGIRSHDGLVADVALDAFTDIAPDLQLSGGPRATFATSGYFHSYYGVNEAQSAASGLKPYDPSGGIQSYGAGTALTWNATENLSTSAFAEYKRLAGPAADSSLVREKGSKNQFLIGLSASYKFNFTLN; translated from the coding sequence GTGTTTAATCGATCTGTCGTATCGATCTCTTTAGCTATTGCTCTTTCCTCTTTCGGCACCGCCTCCGCTCAGGAAGGCGGCCATTGGTGGTCCGGTGACTGGTATCTGAAGGTCGGCGTATCAGGCTTTTCCGCACCGAAGTTCGAAGGCGCCTCCAGCAACGAATTCAAGTTCAGCCCGCTGATTTCGGTTGGTCGCCAGGGCGCCGGTCCGCGGTTCTCTTCGCGCAACGACAATCCCTCCTTCGCACTTGTCGATAATGGCGGCTTCCGCGCCGGTATCGTCGGCCGCTATGTGCCGCAGCGTGACCAAGATGACGACAGCGATCTGCGCGGCCTGAAGAAGGTCAAATGGGGCGCGGAAATCGGTGGTTTTGCCGAGGTTTATCCGACCGATTGGCTGCGTGCCCGCGCCGAAGTGCGTCAGGGTATCCGTTCTCATGACGGCCTCGTGGCCGACGTGGCGCTTGACGCCTTCACCGATATCGCGCCCGATCTGCAGCTCTCCGGCGGCCCGCGCGCCACCTTTGCGACCAGCGGATACTTCCATTCCTATTACGGCGTCAACGAAGCGCAGTCAGCCGCAAGCGGGTTGAAACCCTATGATCCCTCGGGTGGCATCCAGTCTTACGGCGCCGGTACTGCGCTCACCTGGAACGCAACGGAGAACCTGTCGACGAGCGCCTTTGCGGAATATAAGCGCCTTGCCGGTCCGGCCGCCGACAGCAGCCTCGTGCGCGAGAAAGGTTCGAAGAACCAGTTCCTGATCGGCTTGTCTGCGAGCTACAAGTTCAATTTCACGCTGAACTGA
- the ubiA gene encoding 4-hydroxybenzoate octaprenyltransferase — MQQIDGLNGRVADAPSDNWVYRILPPWLWPYAQLARWDRPIGWQLLMWPCFWSATLAANAAIEPRVFSGALLLYHLFLYFIGSVAMRGAGCTYNDLVDHEIDTQVARTRSRPLPSGRVTRRQAKIFIALQALVGLFVLLQFNWFAVLLGVLSLGVVALYPFAKRFTDWPQFFLGLAFSWGALMGWAGIFGSLSFSAVLLYLASVVWTIGYDTIYAHQDKEDDELIGVRSTARLFGERTRLALVGLYGLTLVLMFLSFALAGVGLLAFIGLLIAAGMFAWQIRTLDINDGAQCLALFKSNTRVGLIIFLGLFVSLLFAIP; from the coding sequence ATGCAACAGATTGATGGTCTCAACGGGCGCGTTGCCGATGCGCCTTCGGATAATTGGGTTTATCGCATCCTGCCGCCCTGGCTGTGGCCCTATGCGCAGCTTGCGCGCTGGGACCGGCCGATCGGCTGGCAGCTTCTCATGTGGCCGTGCTTCTGGTCGGCTACGCTTGCCGCCAATGCGGCAATCGAACCGCGTGTTTTTTCCGGCGCGCTGCTGCTCTACCATCTATTCCTTTATTTCATAGGCTCTGTCGCCATGCGCGGCGCCGGCTGCACTTATAATGACCTTGTCGACCACGAGATCGACACGCAGGTTGCGCGCACCCGCTCGCGTCCGCTGCCTTCGGGTCGTGTGACGCGCAGGCAAGCGAAGATTTTCATCGCACTGCAGGCGTTGGTCGGCCTGTTCGTGCTGTTGCAATTCAACTGGTTTGCCGTTCTCCTCGGGGTTCTGTCGCTCGGCGTCGTCGCTCTCTATCCCTTCGCCAAGCGTTTTACTGACTGGCCGCAATTCTTCCTCGGTCTTGCCTTTTCCTGGGGCGCGCTCATGGGCTGGGCAGGGATTTTCGGTAGCCTCTCCTTCTCTGCCGTCCTGCTTTACCTCGCCTCGGTCGTCTGGACGATCGGCTACGACACGATCTATGCCCATCAGGACAAGGAGGATGACGAACTGATCGGCGTTCGCTCCACCGCGCGCCTGTTCGGCGAGCGCACGCGTCTGGCGCTTGTCGGCCTCTATGGGCTGACGCTGGTGCTGATGTTCCTGTCCTTTGCGCTTGCCGGTGTCGGCCTTCTGGCCTTCATCGGTCTGCTGATTGCGGCCGGAATGTTCGCCTGGCAGATCAGGACGCTCGATATCAACGACGGCGCTCAGTGCCTCGCGCTCTTTAAATCGAACACCCGAGTCGGATTGATCATCTTTCTCGGCCTGTTCGTCTCGCTGCTGTTTGCCATTCCCTGA